A genomic segment from Oscillatoria salina IIICB1 encodes:
- a CDS encoding DUF4114 domain-containing protein: protein ELVATTDLLALTGIDDPEGISIDPETRTVYVAFDDDGNNGSQIGIFSLSPVSPLENAQGNPTGIFNFTGVDTNLVVSPVVNSSGEIQEVGVYVVDDEEGTIDGIAPGEDGYLEAAIERAEVLFSLISNLPNGFDPSELERVLDFDPGTNLGFLQVTNGTINSVREDLEDDGSTDAEVVLSTETDLETTLSSNGFTLNWNDEFSIQVGGEPTAEVSVPVGTDLQNSQQLEVIDLRNETADSFRVDATLYREAALENFVGLYRIENTDGDVRDPLTGELVNPGDDDYLEAALANRLPAFDYTVPNQTVATSSTTLSGNELIAPFIVAGDPVAPLLDSTDDEIPEVYFPFIGANPDGADHIRLVGDNAFAFEDLPNAGDSDFNDMILNLQFTPIA from the coding sequence GGAATTAGTTGCGACGACGGATTTATTGGCGCTGACGGGAATTGATGACCCAGAAGGGATTAGTATTGACCCAGAAACACGGACAGTCTATGTGGCGTTCGATGATGATGGTAATAATGGTAGTCAGATTGGCATTTTTAGTCTGTCACCAGTTAGTCCTCTGGAAAATGCCCAAGGTAATCCAACAGGTATCTTTAACTTCACAGGTGTAGATACTAATTTGGTGGTTAGCCCAGTTGTCAATAGCAGTGGCGAGATTCAAGAAGTTGGCGTCTATGTTGTTGATGATGAAGAGGGAACTATTGATGGTATTGCTCCTGGGGAAGATGGTTATCTAGAAGCAGCTATAGAACGAGCCGAGGTGCTTTTCTCGCTGATTTCCAATCTGCCGAATGGTTTCGATCCTAGCGAACTGGAACGGGTTCTAGATTTCGATCCGGGAACGAATTTAGGATTTTTACAAGTTACTAACGGCACGATTAATAGTGTCCGGGAAGATTTGGAAGATGACGGTAGCACGGATGCAGAAGTTGTTCTCTCGACTGAGACTGACTTAGAAACTACTTTGTCGTCTAATGGGTTTACTCTGAATTGGAATGATGAATTTAGCATTCAGGTTGGAGGTGAACCTACGGCTGAAGTCAGTGTTCCTGTGGGTACTGATTTACAGAATAGCCAGCAGCTAGAGGTTATCGATTTACGCAATGAAACGGCTGATTCTTTCCGAGTTGATGCGACTTTGTACCGAGAAGCAGCATTAGAGAATTTTGTCGGTTTGTACAGGATCGAAAATACTGATGGTGATGTGCGCGATCCTTTAACTGGTGAATTAGTTAATCCTGGGGACGATGATTATTTAGAAGCAGCTTTGGCTAACCGACTTCCTGCTTTTGATTATACGGTTCCTAATCAAACAGTGGCGACAAGTTCGACTACTTTGTCAGGAAATGAGTTAATCGCACCTTTCATTGTGGCTGGCGATCCGGTTGCACCATTGTTAGATAGTACGGATGATGAAATTCCCGAAGTTTATTTCCCATTTATTGGTGCTAATCCAGATGGTGCCGATCATATCCGTTTGGTGGGAGATAATGCCTTTGCGTTTGAAGATTTACCCAACGCTGGTGATAGTGACTTTAATGACATGATCCTGAATCTTCAATTTACGCCGATCGCTTAA